The DNA segment CGAGGCACTCCAAGCTTTATCTGTAACTTCATTTCTCCAAATGAAACTCCAGGAATCGAACCTTTAACACATATACAAAAACATCCACTATATTTTCAGACAAAAGCCAATTGGGTTTCTGTCGGAATTGCTAAaagaaactctttcatttttgAGTAAAGAGTAACTATAGTTTAGTTTTAGAACTATACTAATCGGTAATAATAGAATGGCACCTCTCCTAAAAGCAGGAATCGAATTGGAAGAAATTGCATTCTTACAAGCCTTCATGGCCGCAGAAGTCACGTCCTGCCTGTTTCACCATTTTTGAACATTCAATCTCACATCGGTCTCTATGTCAAGACACACTACCTTTTTGACTTTTGAGAGTAGAAAAGAACTGAATTTGCCAGTACCCGTGTTGGTCGTAACCCACACCCATCTCAACGAACAGTAGCTTCATCGTGTTGTTGGGAACACCACCGGAAATTGTCTCCGCCTTCGTCTCCATGGCGTTGACTTTAATCAGGCGTGAGATCTTGCGGTGACTACTTGACGAGAGAGAAAGCGATGGCGATGAAGAGATTGTCAAATGAGATTGACGGAGACGAAGATTGGGGCGGATAAGTATCGAGCCAGCAGTAACCAAGGAAAGAGACATTATTGATTTCAATTCTTTTCTTGATTGTTGCACTATTCTAAACGTTTAGGACAAAtttgaaagaaataataaacaAGGGTGTCGTTTTTCAAAGCTAAATTTCTATGAAACGACAGTTTATCATCATTGTTGTTAGTGAGCACGCAGCGactaaaaccaaacaaaaacatattaataattGCTGCTGTTCGCTATTGTCGAATGTCGACCCTTGTGCTAAATGGCTGCAAAACGAACACATATGATGTGATGTTAGGAgaaccaaaggaaaaaaaatgtaagGAGCACAACATTTTTCATCTGTATAAATAAACTCAAAGAAAGTCTGTAAATATGGCTAACAATTAAACGAAACATGAACTGAGTTTACTTTATAACCTAGCAAGatgagttttttaattttttttttgtctttccgtatttttataagtttctttttttgagcaaacttttataagtttataaccTAGCAAGATTATTAAAcgatacatatattaatatgtcttgaaataacatatcacatttttccgtatttttttgtttagcaAAAACACTTATTTTGATTAACTGACAAGTGTACTAcaacaaaagaataaaaaaacagaatcaCGTGCAGATGACAAGGCCAACTTTGTTTGTATGCTATAAGATTTGATTAGGTCAAGATTCAAGAAACACTCCAGTTAACAACTAACTGACTCAAActgtaatattatcattttatgaCGTAGCTAGATGAATTCTGAAATTTGTTTCAGAATTTATGCGAAGATCATTGGGTTTATCCGTATAAGAAAATGAGAACAATAAGCAATAtaccttatatattaaaacagaagtaacaacttgattcatgtgtgttttttagaaaaattaaaatattcctagaaaatcatattacatttaatctctaatcttatcatttaaattttgggtctaccagaaatttttattaggctatcaataattggatttaaacaataaatgatccattatattttagatagtataaattaaatagatataatttaatgttgtaatactatacctccatatgttaattatttaaatatctgtggatgttaaattttaaaattatgaatattttttaaataaaaaaaatcatattatctaacaatgattaatctttactaccttaaaccaatgaaaacaaattttaaactatatagtttattttaaaaattaaacaaaaactaaaggACAATTCTTATAAATAgaccattttcaagttttggtcacaaaaatagaccacaaggaggaaaatgaccaaaatgtttcatttaataggtaaaaggacactaataccctagatatataaaaatataattttttttatagttttagattatatgttttcaaattccaacttttttctaaacttttttttgaattttgtttttgaatttttttttgaaattttctttttgtaattttttttaaatttttttttttcaaaattttaatatttaatttttattttaaacctcAATACCAaatctccaccccttaactttaaaccctaaggtttgaatTAGTTGActctaggggtataagtgtatatttacctctttaatgaaatattttggtcattttgattcttagagtctctatttgtgatataaacttttttagtgctatcctagggtatttcccaaaactaaatgtttaattatttactcgataatataaatctgtgAAGCGAaaagattaattttttaaaaactttctaaagttgtgaaatgttacaatatttttgaatattacaataaaaaaatattttaataatctttatatatatagttacgattttaataatgaaatattaatccaaaaatatatatatagaaaaaatacaaatacatgtgaaagtttgaaacaatctattcaatgaaaaaatataccgtaaattttattatattttaaaaattgatagacacatatatattataatatataccaatttagaattgaaaacaaaatatttatataaaaataaatgaaaaacaaaacaggCGCGGCTGCGCGTATCGAGATCTAGTCTTCTCTATTATAAAAGAAGTacaatttttatctactataaaaaaaatcatactagGTCTATTTCGTTAGTTacatctatttgattatttatattaatctattaaatatataacatttctaaaaactcttaataattataagaatattaataataaattaatttaactgtaaatttaaattttctctattaaaagagaaatgcaatttttatctaccataaaaaGTCATACTAGATATATTTCATCAGTtacatctattttattatttatattaatatataacatttctaaaaacTCCTAATAATCATAA comes from the Brassica napus cultivar Da-Ae chromosome A7, Da-Ae, whole genome shotgun sequence genome and includes:
- the LOC106356189 gene encoding uncharacterized protein LOC106356189 isoform X1 gives rise to the protein MSLSLVTAGSILIRPNLRLRQSHLTISSSPSLSLSSSSHRKISRLIKVNAMETKAETISGGVPNNTMKLLFVEMGVGYDQHGQDVTSAAMKACKNAISSNSIPAFRRGSIPGVSFGEMKLQIKLGVPRSLHHQLDLDKVKSIFPYGEIVNVEVVDGGLICSSGVLVEEMGDKNEDCYIVNAAVYVGY
- the LOC106356189 gene encoding uncharacterized protein LOC106356189 isoform X2, with the translated sequence MSLSLVTAGSILIRPNLRLRQSHLTISSSPSLSLSSSSHRKISRLIKVNAMETKAETISGGVPNNTMKLLFVEMGVGYDQHGQDVTSAAMKACKNAISSNSIPAFRRGSIPGVSFGEMKLQIKLGVPRSLHHQLDLDKWGDC